The following are encoded in a window of Balaenoptera ricei isolate mBalRic1 chromosome 1, mBalRic1.hap2, whole genome shotgun sequence genomic DNA:
- the MYCL gene encoding protein L-Myc isoform X1 produces MDFDSYQHYFYDYDCGEDFYRSTAPSEDIWKKFELVPSPPTSPPWGSGPGAGDPAPGIGPPEPWPGGGAGDEAESRGHSKAWGRNYASIIRRDCMWSGFSARERLERAVSDRLAAGAPRGNPPKAPATLDCAPSLEAGNPAPAAPCPLGEPKTQACSGSESPSDSEGEEIDVVTVEKRQSLGVRKPVTITVRADPLDPCMKHFHISIHQQQHNYAARFPPESCSQGEAPGRGPQEEGLERDVPEEKEDEADEEIVSPPPVEREPPQSCHPKPVSSDTEDVTKRKNHNFLERKRRNDLRSRFLALRDQVPTLASCSKAPKVVILSKALEYLQALVGAEKRMATEKRQLRCRQQQLQKRIAYLSGY; encoded by the exons ATGGACTTCGACTCGTACCAGCACTATTTCTACGACTATGACTGCGGGGAGGATTTCTACCGCTCCACGGCGCCCAGCGAGGACATCTGGAAGAAATTCGAGCTGGTGCCGTCGCCCCCCACGTCGCCGCCCTGGGGCTCCGGTCCCGGCGCCGGGGACCCGGCCCCCGGAATTGGCCCTCCAGAGCCGTGGCCCGGAGGGGGCGCCGGGGACGAGGCAGAATCCCGGGGTCACTCGAAAGCTTGGGGCAGGAACTACGCCTCCATCATCCGCCGTGACTGCATGTGGAGCGGCTTCTCGGCCCGGGAACGGCTGGAGAGAGCGGTGAGCGACCGGCTCGCTGCTGGCGCGCCCCGGGGGAACCCGCCCAAGGCGCCCGCCACCCTGGACTGCGCTCCCAGCCTCGAAGCCGGCAACCCGGCGCCCGCTGCCCCCTGTCCGCTGGGCGAGCCCAAGACCCAGGCCTGCTCGGGGTCCGAGAGCCCAAGCGACTCGG AGGGTGAAGAAATCGACGTTGTGACTGTGGAGAAGAGACAGTCCCTGGGTGTCCGGAAGCCGGTCACCATCACGGTGCGAGCAGACCCTTTGGACCCCTGCATGAAACACTTCCACATCTCCATCCATCAACAACAGCACAACTATGCCGCCCGTTTTCCTCCAGAAAGCTGCTCCCAAGGAGAGGCTCCAGGGCGAGGGCCCCAAGAAGAGGGTCTAGAGAGAGATGTaccagaggaaaaggaagatgagGCAGATGAAGAAATTGTGAGCCCCCCGCCTGTAGAAAGAGAGCCTCCCCAGTCCTGCCACCCCAAACCTGTCAGTTCTGACACGGAGGACGTGACCAAGAGGAAGAACCACAACTTCCTGGAGCGCAAAAGACGGAATGACCTCCGTTCCAGGTTCTTGGCCCTGAGGGACCAGGTGCCCACCCTGGCCAGCTGCTCCAAGGCCCCCAAAGTAGTGATCCTGAGCAAGGCCTTGGAATACTTGCAAGCCCTAGTGGGGGCTGAGAAGAGGATGGCTACAGAGAAAAGGCAGCTCCGGTGTCGGCAGCAGCAACTGCAGAAAAGAATTGCGTACCTCAGTGGCTACTAA
- the MYCL gene encoding protein L-Myc isoform X2, translating into MCMCAGCRAAPSRRGAGPLQAVGGGSEGADMDFDSYQHYFYDYDCGEDFYRSTAPSEDIWKKFELVPSPPTSPPWGSGPGAGDPAPGIGPPEPWPGGGAGDEAESRGHSKAWGRNYASIIRRDCMWSGFSARERLERAVSDRLAAGAPRGNPPKAPATLDCAPSLEAGNPAPAAPCPLGEPKTQACSGSESPSDSGKDSPGPSKRGAPHGWPNLCR; encoded by the exons ATGTGCATGTGTGCGGGCTGCCGGGCTGCCCCGAGCCGGCGGGGAGCCGGTCCGCTCCAGGCGGTCGGCGGCGGGAGCGAG GGAGCGGACATGGACTTCGACTCGTACCAGCACTATTTCTACGACTATGACTGCGGGGAGGATTTCTACCGCTCCACGGCGCCCAGCGAGGACATCTGGAAGAAATTCGAGCTGGTGCCGTCGCCCCCCACGTCGCCGCCCTGGGGCTCCGGTCCCGGCGCCGGGGACCCGGCCCCCGGAATTGGCCCTCCAGAGCCGTGGCCCGGAGGGGGCGCCGGGGACGAGGCAGAATCCCGGGGTCACTCGAAAGCTTGGGGCAGGAACTACGCCTCCATCATCCGCCGTGACTGCATGTGGAGCGGCTTCTCGGCCCGGGAACGGCTGGAGAGAGCGGTGAGCGACCGGCTCGCTGCTGGCGCGCCCCGGGGGAACCCGCCCAAGGCGCCCGCCACCCTGGACTGCGCTCCCAGCCTCGAAGCCGGCAACCCGGCGCCCGCTGCCCCCTGTCCGCTGGGCGAGCCCAAGACCCAGGCCTGCTCGGGGTCCGAGAGCCCAAGCGACTCGGGTAAGGACAGCCCTGGGCCATCAAAGAGGGGGGCACCCCATGGGTGGCCAAACCTCTGCCGCTGA